The Betaproteobacteria bacterium genome includes a window with the following:
- a CDS encoding radical SAM protein has product METAGSVSSRPEVSHPLWLLAEVTYKCPLHCVFCYNPIDYTQFGAELTTDEWLKVLRESRAIGATQLGFSGGEPLMRDDLEILIAEARKLGYYSNLITS; this is encoded by the coding sequence ATGGAAACGGCTGGATCCGTGTCAAGCAGGCCTGAGGTCAGCCACCCGCTTTGGCTGCTGGCGGAGGTCACCTACAAGTGCCCGCTGCACTGTGTGTTCTGCTACAACCCGATCGACTACACGCAGTTCGGTGCGGAACTCACGACGGATGAGTGGCTCAAGGTGCTGCGTGAATCGCGCGCGATCGGCGCCACCCAGCTCGGTTTCTCCGGCGGTGAGCCGCTCATGCGCGACGACCTCGAGATCCTCATCGCGGAAGCGCGCAAGCTCGGCTATTACTCGAACCTCATCACCTC
- the pqqD gene encoding pyrroloquinoline quinone biosynthesis peptide chaperone PqqD — protein MTESVQVSDDTVFALGRYFRFQWEPAQQAHVLLYPEGMVKLSGSAGEILKRVDGNASVKAIVEDLEKSFPGVDLRKDVTGFLEVAHGNGWIRVKQA, from the coding sequence GTGACGGAATCGGTGCAGGTCAGCGACGACACCGTGTTCGCCCTCGGGCGCTACTTCCGCTTTCAGTGGGAGCCGGCGCAGCAGGCACACGTGCTCCTGTATCCAGAGGGCATGGTGAAGCTCTCCGGCAGCGCCGGCGAGATCCTGAAGCGCGTGGACGGGAACGCGAGCGTCAAGGCCATCGTCGAAGATCTGGAGAAGTCCTTTCCCGGCGTCGATCTGCGCAAGGACGTCACGGGATTTCTGGAGGTCGCCCATGGAAACGGCTGGATCCGTGTCAAGCAGGCCTGA
- the pqqC gene encoding pyrroloquinoline-quinone synthase PqqC, with protein sequence MGAAETLPWSRDEFERELRAKGKRYHIHHPFHIAMNSGQCTREQVQGWVCNRFYYQISIPIKDAAIMSNMPDRDQRRLWIQRIIDHDGTAGEEGGIEAWLRLGEACGLEREEITSLRHVLPGVRFAVDAYINFGRTRPWQEAVCSSLTELFAPEIHQKRLDNWPQYYTWIEPEGYYYFKKRLSEARRDVEHGLAVTLDHFKTREQQERALDILQFKLDVLWSMLDAMQVNYGIGEAK encoded by the coding sequence ATGGGAGCCGCAGAGACCCTGCCCTGGAGCCGCGACGAGTTCGAGCGCGAGCTGCGCGCGAAGGGCAAGCGCTATCACATCCATCACCCGTTCCACATCGCCATGAACAGCGGTCAGTGCACCAGGGAACAGGTGCAGGGCTGGGTCTGCAACCGCTTCTACTATCAGATCTCGATCCCGATCAAGGATGCGGCCATCATGTCCAACATGCCGGACCGCGATCAGCGCCGGCTGTGGATCCAGCGCATCATCGACCACGACGGCACCGCCGGCGAGGAAGGCGGCATCGAGGCCTGGCTGCGCCTGGGGGAGGCCTGCGGCCTCGAGCGCGAGGAGATCACGTCGCTGCGGCACGTGCTGCCGGGCGTGCGCTTCGCGGTGGACGCGTACATCAATTTCGGGCGCACGCGTCCGTGGCAGGAGGCGGTGTGCTCCTCGCTCACCGAGCTTTTCGCCCCCGAGATCCACCAGAAGCGCCTCGACAACTGGCCGCAGTACTACACGTGGATCGAGCCGGAAGGCTACTACTACTTCAAGAAACGCCTGTCGGAAGCGCGCCGCGACGTCGAGCACGGGCTGGCCGTGACGCTGGATCACTTCAAGACGCGCGAGCAGCAGGAACGCGCGCTCGACATCCTGCAGTTCAAGCTCGACGTGCTGTGGTCGATGCTTGACGCGATGCAGGTCAACTACGGCATCGGGGAGGCGAAGTGA